DNA from Mesorhizobium sp. DCY119:
CAGGCAGTGCGCGACATCGTCGCTTCCGCCTTCCAGAGTGCCGGCCAGCGCTGCTCGGCGCTGCGCATTCTCTATGTCCAGAAGGACGTCGAGAAGAAGATGCTGGAAATGCTGGAAGGCGCAATGAAAGCATTGAGCGTCGGCGATCCGTGGTCGATCTCGACCGATGTCGGGCCGGTCATCGATGAAGAGGCGCAGAATTCCATCCGCGATTATTGCAGCAAGATGGAAGGCAAGGGCCGCCTGATCGCCAAGCTCGAGGTGCCAGCGAGTGGCCGTTTCGTCGCCCCGCATGTCTTCCGCGTGAAGGGCATCGAGGAGATGGAGCGCGAGATTTTCGGGCCTGTCCTGCATGTCGCGACTTTCGACGCCGACGATCTCGACAAGGTCATTTCCGCCATCAATGCAAAGGGTTATGGGCTAACCTTCGGCCTGCACACACGCATTGAAGGGCGCGTGCAGCACCTTGTCGATCGCATCCATGCCGGCAACATCTATGTCAACCGCAACCAGATCGGCGCCGTCGTCGGCTCGCAGCCTTTCGGCGGCGAGGGACTTTCGGGCACCGGACCCAAGGCAGGCGGCCCGCATTACCTGCGCCGCTTCCGAAAGGCTGAAAGTCTGGCCGCTGTCGAGGTCGAGGGCCAGCCGCTTCCGGCCGTAGAGCTTGCCGAGCAGTTCCCCGATGCGACCCTCAGTGGCTGGAATGTCGCCGCCGACCGCATCATGGTTCTGCGCAAGCACCTGCGCGGCAAGGGTTCGGCCGGCATCGCCGCTGCTGCTGCGATCGACTACGGGCAGATCGATCTGCCGGGTCCGACCGGCGAGGCCAACACGCTGGCGCTGGACCCGCGCGGCCGCGTGCTGTGCCTTGGTCCGGACAGCGAGACGTTGCTTGCGCAGGCCATCCAGGCGCTTGCAGCAGGCAATGCCGTGCTGGCGGTCGCGCCCGGCGCCTCAGTGGCCGTCAATGCGCTTACCGGCAAGGGATTGCCGATCGTGGCAATCGACGGTGTAGTGTCTGCGGCTTCCTTGAAATCGCTCGGCGTCGATGTCGTGGCATTTTCCGGTTCGCCCGAGCGTGCAAAGGAAATCCGGCAGGCGCTGGCGGCACGCAAAGGGCCGATCGTACCCCTGATCAGCGAAGTGCTTTATCCTTCGGCTTACGCGCATGAGCGCGCCGTCTGCGTCGACACGACTGCCGCCGGCGGCAATGCGAGCCTGCTGGCGGGAGCATGACTACACTTCTTCCGGCGCGCAGCCGAACCGCAGCAGGTTGCCGTGCGGGTCGTGGACGTAGAATTCCTTCATGTTCCACGGCCTCACGGTGAATGGACTCAGTTTCTCCACGCCGCGCTGCGAAAACTCGGCATGCAACGCCGGCACTTCGCCGCCGCGAATGTAGCAGGACGAAACCTCGGGCAGGGCGCGGTCGGCCGTATACCAGAAATGGATTTCCATCTCGCCGCGGCGGACGATCAGATAGTCGTCCATTTCCGGCTGGATGACCTCGAAGCCAAGCTGGTCGCGATAGAAATCGCGGCTCGCCTTGATGTCGGGCGAGGGCAGGACGGGGATCGTGCGCGCGAAATCGATGGCTTCCGCCGTCATTTCAGGCACCTTCGACGACCGAGAAACCCTCGAACTGGGGATGGCCGATATAGGCGGGTTTGGTCGCACCGGCATTCTTGTGGGCGGCGCGGAAGTTTTCCGACTTGGTCCAGGCGACGAAATCCTCGTAGCTTGCCCAGACCGTATGCGAGGCAAACAGGGTATAGCCTTCAGCCTCGTTCAAAGACCCGCGCAGGAGATGAAACTCCTTGAAGCCGGTCATTTCCGAAAGCTTCGAATCCCGGCCCTTCCAGACATTCTCGAAAGCCTCTTCCGAGCCTGCCTGCACCTTGAAGCGGTTCATTGCGATGTACATTTTCGTCTCCTTCAAATGTTGCGCCGGGAAGGCGCATGTTCTCTTGGCGCATTGCGCGCTTCGTCAGTGGTCG
Protein-coding regions in this window:
- a CDS encoding antibiotic biosynthesis monooxygenase, producing the protein MYIAMNRFKVQAGSEEAFENVWKGRDSKLSEMTGFKEFHLLRGSLNEAEGYTLFASHTVWASYEDFVAWTKSENFRAAHKNAGATKPAYIGHPQFEGFSVVEGA
- a CDS encoding VOC family protein is translated as MTAEAIDFARTIPVLPSPDIKASRDFYRDQLGFEVIQPEMDDYLIVRRGEMEIHFWYTADRALPEVSSCYIRGGEVPALHAEFSQRGVEKLSPFTVRPWNMKEFYVHDPHGNLLRFGCAPEEV